Below is a genomic region from Halostella litorea.
GCCCAGCAGGCCGGCCCCGACGACCGCGCCCGTCTCGGCCTCCTCGGCGTGCTCGGCGATCCGCCGGGCGTCCTGGAACGTCCAGAAGTGGTGGATCCCGTCGGCGTCGCTGTTCTCGACCGGCAGCTGCGTCGGCGTGCCGCCCGTCGCGACGAGCAGTTTGTCGTACTCGTGAACGTCGCCGTCGTGGGTGTGGACCTCGTGGGCGTCTGGGGCGATCTCCGTGACGTGCGTGTTCAGTTCGAGGTCGATGTCGCGCTCGGCGTACCAGTCCTCCTCGTGGATGGAGATGGGGGCTTCCGGGAGCTTCCCCTTGGCGAACTCCTTGATGAGAATGCGGTTGTACAGGGCTTCTCCTTCATCGGTGATGACGGTGATCGACGCCTCCGGGGCCTCCTCCCGGATCGTCTCGGCCGCGGAACTGCCCGCGATGCCGTCACCGATGATGACGTACGACTGGTCCATGCTCGCCTACTTCGGAACGGGGGTTGAAGTGGATTGCTATCTCGCTCGTTCCGCCCCCGCCGGGGCGGGCTGGCGTCGTCACGGGGTTCAATAGGCTCCCGGCCCAAGCGACCCGTATGAAGATCCGGCAGAACGTCCGCCACTGGGCCGCCAAGAAGTCGCTCACGACGCCGGTCGTCGGCGGCGTCGTGCGGAGCAAGCTGGTCGACCTCCACACGTCCGTCTTCCTCGACCGGGCCGACGAGGACCGCCGCGAGGAGCGCCGCGAGCACCTCGACGCCTTCTTCGACGCCACGTTCGACACGTACGTCGCCGCGCTGGACGCCGGCTTCACCGAGGCCAAGGCCCGCGAGATCACCCACGTGCAGGCCAACTTCGACTTCTACAACCACGGCTGGACGGAGATGATGGAGTTCCCGAGCGACGAACTGACCGACCACTACGACCGCCACGCCGACTTCTTCGACCGCCACGGGATCACCATCGACGACCCGCTCGGCGACTTCTTCCCGGCCGCGGGGATCCCCGACGCGCCGTCGACGCCGGAGAAGCTTGACGACCCCGAACACCCCCACGCGGAGGGCGGGTTCGCCGACGACGTGTACGTCGAGGACGGCGAGGGGAACCTCGTCGTCGGCGGCCGCGACGAGCCGGGCGACGTGGACGTGAGCAAGGCCCCCGGCGTCGACGAGTAGCGCCGGCTGTCGGCTACCGGCGGCCGAACAGCCGCTCCCGGAAGCTCCGCGCGGTCGGCCGCTCGGCCAGCAGCACGGAGCAGTCGACGTTTCCGACGATGTCGTAGTGGAGCGACCCCCGCACGAG
It encodes:
- a CDS encoding DUF6149 family protein; the encoded protein is MKIRQNVRHWAAKKSLTTPVVGGVVRSKLVDLHTSVFLDRADEDRREERREHLDAFFDATFDTYVAALDAGFTEAKAREITHVQANFDFYNHGWTEMMEFPSDELTDHYDRHADFFDRHGITIDDPLGDFFPAAGIPDAPSTPEKLDDPEHPHAEGGFADDVYVEDGEGNLVVGGRDEPGDVDVSKAPGVDE